TTTGAGGACGCTCAAATCTGCCTTGGCGTAAAACTCCGGGGAGGCCTGTATTCCTTCGGTCTTTGCGGTATCGGCGGCCATTGCGCAGACGGGGAGCGCGAGAAGCATTGCGAGTGTGAAAAGTGCGATAAACTTCTTCATGTTTGTATCTCCTTTTTGTGATTTTGTTCACGCCCAGTTAAGGACGCTGAAACCTAGAAGCACGTGAATGCGCCGTCAAGACCGAAATCCGCGCCCGTTGTGAATGTGCTTGTGTCGCCCGCAAGGTATACGCAGATTGACTCTAACTCTTCAGGCGTTCCGAGTCTGCCTGTGGGTGAAAGGTCTTCCCATTTCGCGATTAACGGCTTGAGGAACTCCGACGCTTTAATCAAATCCGTAGCGATATAGCCGGGGCTAATGCTGTTGACTCTGACTCCTCTTTTCGCCCATTCGACAGCAAGGGATTTCGTGAGCTGAATTACTCCTGCTTTGCTTGCGTTGTAGGCGCACTGAGGCTGAGGAACATTGACGATGTGAGCGGACATTGAAGCGGTGTTGATGATTGAGCCACCTCCGTGTGCGAGCATGTATTTACCCGCGATTGTGTCAGTCAGGAAAACGCTGTTGAGGTTTACGTTGATGACTTTGAGCCACTGCGCGTATGTCATTTCGTCTGCGGGGGCGTTGATGCAGATCCCTGCGTTGGCGTGGCAGAAATTGAGTCCGCCGAGCTTTTCGACAACTTCATTCACCATCGCTGTAACGTCTGCCTCGTCCGTAACGTCGCACTTTATGGCGATGACTTTGCGCCCGGTTGCGTCTGCGATTTCTTTCGCTGTCTTTGTTGCCTCGTCAATGTCAAGATCAACGATAGCAATATCAGCCCCGGCCTCAGCGAATGCGGTTGCGGTGCATTTGCCGATACCCCTCGCGCCGCCAGTAACAAAGCCCTTCTTACCGTCGAGGCGCATTTTCTCAATGATGCCCAATTTTAAGACCTCCCTCAAAAATTAAGCAGTGTATGAAGAGATATATTTGAAATGAAAAGTGAGTATGTAAAATTTAATGTACGGAAATAATTTTGTCAATCGATAAATTTACGAACTATTTTACGGCAAAAAAAGAAGGGAGGATTTAATTCCCCCCTTGCTGTTTTTCACATGCCTGTTTTGATTCGGGAATGCCCTCAGCGTTTCGCCGCCCTGAAAGCCACAGCCCCCGCGAAAATCAGAACCGCAAAGAGTCCGACTCCCGCCTCACATCCTCCGCCGGAAGAGCCGACCCCGATAGCCTCATCCGCAGTGCCGGAGTCATCATCAGTTTCGCTTGCGTCCCCGCTAACGTCCGCTACAGACAGTTCCGGGACTACAATCTCAAAGCCCGCTCCATTTCTCCAGTCGATAAAACGCGGGTTGATGTGAATCGTGTAGACGTTTGTCGTGTTTGGTACAAGCGAAATATTCTCAATCAGGAATGAATCGCCGACATCATCATCAGTAAGCAGGCTGTAATCTCCACTCACACTCGCCAAAGCTCCGGGCTTGTAGTTGAAGCCGTAGAAATACACTTCCGGATAATATTCGCTGCCGTTGTACTCTACCGAACATTCAACAGGAATGGTATACGGGAAAACGTCAGGCGAAATACTGTCAACAAGCTCCGCAAGCACCGACATGAAGTAAAGAATCTCGATGTCCTCGAAAGTATCGAATGTTACGTTGACCTCAAGAGTCCCGCTCTTGTCGTATACGCTCATGGCCGAGTTCACATCCTCAGAGCCTGCAACTTTTTCCCCGCGCCTGTAAACCGTACGGAATACTGACCCTTTCGGTGTCGGGTTGAGTGTAGTTGCTGACGCTTTGAATGACGGCGATGATAACTTCTCCGCTTCAGCAGGCGGAATTATGTGGAAGCCTATATAGCCCTCGTTGTTTCCTCCTACATCTACTACTGTGCCGTTTGCCGAAAGCCTCGACTCGTGAACCTCGCCGAGTTTCTGCTCAGGGTCAACCTCAACATAGAAGTAATAATCCCCTTTCGGCAGAGTTTCGGGGACATCCCACGTAAACACCGCCCATCCTTTATTGGCGTTGCTGTCGGCGTTGTTCCATCCTCCGAGAGACATTGTTACGGTCTGAATCTCTTTGAGGTTGTTCATTGTGGCGCGGGGAGTATCGGCTTTGAAGTCTTTTTTGGCGACGTATGAGAGTCTCACGTCAAACTCTCCTGTGTCGAGGAAACTGGCGTTGTACAAGGGGACTCTTATCTGATACGTTAATCCGCCGACAAACTGAGAGTCGGAGTCAAGAGCGATCTTTGGGACATAGAAGCACACTCCGCGCATTATCGAGGCTGAAGAATGCCGGGGATTCGCCCTGAGAGTCGCGCCGTTACGGACATATTTGTGCGGAAGGACTAACGCCGGGTCAGGATACTTGCGGTAAATGCTTCCCTCGCTCCATAGTGCTTGGGCATCGTACTCAAGATCAAGCGTTACGGCTGTCCCGATTCTCATTACTCCCTCGCGAGTCGTGTAAGGCATGACGCTTAATGTATGCCCCGCCGCGCTATCGGGAAGAGTACTGCGCCCCTGCACCGTCATTTCGATTCCCTCGCTGGTCGAGTAAGTTTTCGTGAATGACTCATTGTGCGAGGAGTACGGCGGGAGTCCTGTAGGATTGTCAATGCCGACATAAGAAGCCGCCGCCGTGATTGCTTTTGACAGAAGACTCTTCTTTATGTTCTCGTCATACTTCTGTTCCTCAATGCTTGTCTTGTCGAATGATAAAGTCCGTCTTGAGTAAGACTTGCTCCAAGCCACAGTGTAAGGAGCAGGCATTAATACTCCGTAGGGATTGTAGCCTTCAATGCCCGTTACAGACACGGGATATGAGAAGAAATTTCCTTCCTCGTGGCGTTCATTGTAGCTGTAATTCGCTTCTGAAGTTCCTATTACCATATTCGAGGTGTCGTACATTGAGAACGTCAGGTACTCTTCCCGGCTGTCTGCTGAGACAGTGCCGTTCATCGGATCGACTCTAGGCCCTTTCTTGAACCATGACGGGAGCGGGTCATTCAGTATCTTGTACCGCCAAATATATTGAGGGGCTGCGTACATGACAGTGCGGTCTGAGTTCTGGGCTATTATGTCGTCCCTCATGGATGCCTTGTAGGCGTTCTTGGTGGAGTTTGTCGTTACCTTGTTGATGGTGTCGGTTATGGCATCCATTACGGTATTCAAAGCTCCGGCGACAGGTTTCACTCTTGGATCAAAATTGCCGATGATGTTCGCGCCGACCGTGTTGAATTTCAGGTAAGCATGAACATATTTTCCCGCACCCCTGAGAAGTGCTATTGTCTCTGTCGTTGAAGCCATACCGAATGACACGGATGTATCCTCAGCCCTTGAGCTTGCGTTGCTGTAGCGTATTCGGAGGAAGCCGTTGTCCTCGTCATTGTCAAAATCGCTGAAGGTGTAATTTATCGGCTCTGCTGTGAGATTTCCGGCGGTGTCAACATTGTCGACATGATACGGGAACGCCTGAACTACCACGATAAATGCCTGGTCGTGTTTGTCGACAGTTTTCTGAGGTGTTCCGAGCATTAGTGATCCGTTGGCGAAATCTCCCGTTATGAGCGCGCCTTTTCTGCCTGTGTTTGCGGTTGAATCGTTGTAGACATCCTGACGGTCTCCGAATTTCGAGAAATTTTTGCTGTCGTCAAGTTTTGTGGGAATGACAAATACCCGGCTCACGTCATCGTCCACATGGCTTATGGCGATGTCATCAACGAGCTTTGCTTTTCCGTATGTGCCTGTCAGAGGCCCGGCGGTGATTGAGAAGTCCTCAGCGATTAAATAGCGTCCGTTTGTGAAGGTAACCGCGTAACCGAAAACGCTTGTGTCTCCCGGTCCGCCCTTCATGGTGTTTTTGTCTCGCTTGGGCTTTATTGTTCCTTTCTCGCAGTACCATCTTTCGAGTCTGGGATGAGCAACGCCCGCGCTTCTTTCAGGGAAGAAAAGCCCGACTATCTCATCTTTCCCATCGCCGTCGAGGTCAGCCCTTGTAGCAATGCACGCTGTCTGAGTCTGTGTGAAGGAATCGCACTCATAGCTCCATTTCTTTGTGTCTTTGTTGTACTTTATGATTCCGACTCTCATGTCGCTCTCGTAAGTCCTGCCGACAAAAGCCGCCTCATCATATCCATCGCCGTCAAAATCCACGACAACAATATTAGGACATGCCTGACGATAGCCCATATCGCTGTTCGCATCGTCGCCGTCATGGATAAGTATTGCGTAAATCCGGGATACTGCCAGTCTTGAGCCGTTGCTTGTTACGCTGTAAATGAACACCCGCGCATAGCCGTTATCATGGAAGCCTACGGCAAACTCATTCTTGTAGCCGTCGCCGTCAATGTCTCCCGCGCCGATGCAGACTCCGTGAATGCCGTTGTCGTAGTTGAAGAGCTTGAACTCGTTATTGCTGTCCTAGTTCACAATATCTACATGCGCTCCTCCGCTGCCGCCGCTGGTTTCGGATCTGCTGCCCGAAATGAATCCAACGCGCAGACTTCCGCTCATCGCCATTATATCGGTTACAGCGTAGACAAAAACGTCTCTGTCCTCCATGCCCTTAATCGTCATGAGAGCATTGCCCCAGATGTTGCAGCGGTTAGGGGTTCGCTGATTGTCAGCGTAGGGGACGATCGTTGCGCTCAGGTCGGAAGAGTCTGTGTGAATCCTGTTGACCCCGTACACACTGAGGTAATCAGTGCCCAGATACGAATGACCCGCGATTGTGTGCATTAAGTTGCGGTTCATTCCGAAACGTTTGGCCGAGACTGAAAGATTCATTCTCTGAACAACATTTGCTCTCTTTCCGCCTAACGGTGTTGAGTACAGCGCAGAGTCTTGCAATGTATGCTGTTTGAGCCGTATACCAGTAGTGCCGATCGTGAAGACAATAGACCGCGCCGCAGATATGCCGGAACCGTTTGAACGCTGCTCGTAAAGCAAAAGGGAATGTTTCGGAAGCTCCTGATACTCTGAGCCGGTCGCCTCTTTGATAACGTCTTGTATTTAGGACAGGGCTTTTCCGTTAATCATAACAGACGCGGAGGCCGGAATAAAATTGAATGCGCTGAAGGAAATTGAGGCTGTCAAAAAAAGAATGGCAAATGCATTAATCCTTCTCAAGATTACTCATCTCTTTATGAGGATTTTGTGCAAGGGATACTAATTGCGGTAATTATAATTCTGCGGGGACATATTTTCAATTGAGGCAAACAAAATAAGAGGAGATTTGATTCTCCCCTTACTGTTTTTACATTTGCTGTTAAATTTCGGGACTGCTATTTTTCTTTCGCTTTCCTGAAAATGAACGCCCCTGCAAGAATCAGAGCTGCGGAAATTCCTGCGCCTGCCTCACAGCCTCCGCTTGTAGAGCCAATGCCGATTACTTCCGATCCGCCGGATTCATCACCGCCGGAGTCATCATCCGCTCCGCTTGCGTCTTCGCTTACGTCCGCTACGGACAATTCCGGGACTACAATCTCAAAGCCCACACCGTTCCTCCACTCCATGAAGCTCGGGTTCATGTGGATTGTATAGACATTGCGCGTGTGGGGCACGAGCGAAATATTCTCGATGAGGAAAGCCTCGCCGATCGCGTCATCCGAGAGAAGGCTTTCATCACCGTTCACGCTGTCCATCGCCCCGGGCTTGTAGTTGAAGCCGTAAAGGTAGACTTCGGGGTAATATTCATCGCCGTTGTACTCTACCTCGCACTCTACGGGTACGGTGTACGGTAATGCGTCAGGCGATGTGCTGTTTACCGTCTCCCAAAGAAGGGAAAGGAAGTACAGGATTCCGATTTCGTCATAGCCCTGAAATGTTACGTTCACGTTGATCTTTCCGTTCTTGTCTGGCACTCTGACAGCCGATTCAACGTTCCCAGAGCCAGCATCGCCCGGCCTGTAAGCAGTGCGGAACACAGCCCCTTTCGGCGTTGGGTTGAGTGAGCTTTCTGACGCTTTAATGCCTGCTAATTTCACCGCGTCCGCAGCCTGCGTTATATGGAAGCCGATATAGCCCTCGTTGTTTCCGCCGATATCTGTTAATGTCCCGTCATCTGACAGCCTGGACTCATGGACTTCTTCGAGATGTTTGCCGGGGTCTATCTGAACGTAGAAGTAATAATCCCCTTTCTCCAGAGTTTGGGGAACGTCCCAGGTAAATTCCGCCCATCCCTTGTTGGCACTGCTTTTCGCGTTGCTCCAGCCTCCCATGGACATTGTTATGGTCTGAATCGGCTGGAGTTTGTCCATTGTCGTGCGGGGATTTTCCGCGTCAAAGGCATCTTTGGAGACATATGAGAGTCTCACCTCAAAATCTCCCGTGTCAAGGAAGCTGGCGTTGTACAGCGGGACGCTTATCTTGTACGTTAATCCGCCGAGTAACTGCGAGTTTGAGTCAAGCGCAAGCTCCGGGACATAGTACCTGATGCCGCGTAGTAATGACGCTGAGGCATGCCTCGGGTTGGTGTCGATAGTCCCTCCGTTTCGTATATACTTGCGCGGAAGGACAAGCGCGGGGTCAGGGAATTTGCGGTAAATGCTTCCCTTGCTCCATAAAGCCTCGGTGTCGTAGTCCAAGGCAAGCTCTACGGCTGTGGCGACTCTCATTACCCCCTCGCGGGTAACGTAAGGCATGGCCTTCAATGTATGCCCGGCCGCATTGCTGGGAAGGGTGCTTCTGGCCTGAATCTTCATCTCCAGCGTCTCGTTCGTTGAGTAAGCCTTTGTGAACGACTCATTGTGCGAGGTGTACGGCGGGAGTCCTGTGGGATCGTCCGCTCCGAACAGTGCCGCGACCGCAGAAATGAGTTTTGACAGTCCGCTCTTCTTGACCTGCTCATCGTATGTCTGGGACTCTATCTTTTCCTGCTCGAAGTGCAGAGTCCTCGTTGTCGGCGATTTTGACCAAGCCACAGTGAAAACATTGCTCATAAGCTTTCCGCCCTCGTGGTAGCCGTCTGTGCTTGTTACTGAGACAGGATAGGAGAAGAAGTTTCCTTCCTCGTGCCGCTCGTTGTAGCTGTAATTCGCCTCCGATGACCCTATGACCATCTGCGCGGAGTCAAACATCGAGAACGTTAGGTAATTTTCCTGTCTGTCCGCGCTCACAGGCCCGTTTATCTGGTCAGCCCTCGGCCCTTTCCTGAACCATGAAGGAAGCGGGTCATTCAGAATCCTGTACCTCCAAATATACTGGGGGGCAGTGTACATTATTGTGCGGTCCGTGTTCTGGGCTACTATTTCGTCCGTTATGGATTCCCTGCGGGCGGATCTCGTCGCTTTTGTCGTGGTCTCGTCTATCCTGTCGGTGATGAAATCCATTATGCTGTTCGCGACACTCGCGCCTGCCTTTATCCTGGGGTCGAAATTCCCCGCGATATTCGCCTGCGCGGTTTTGAAACTCAGGTAGCCGTGAACAAATTGTCCGGCATCGCCGAGAACCGCTATAGTCTCAGTTGTCGAAGCCATGCCGAATGACACCGTTTTGTCCACAGACTTCGTGCTTGTGTTGGAGTACGTTATTCTCAGATAGCCGTTGCCCTCGTCCCTGTCGAATTCGCTGTAGGTGTAGTTGACCGGCCGCACTGTGTCGTGAAGGAGGTTTCCATGTGTGTCAACATTGTCAACATGGTACGGGAACGCCTGAATGACCGCGACAAAACTCTCGTCATGCTTGTCAACAGTTTTCTTCGGCTTGTCGAGCATGAGGGACTCATTCGCGAAATCCCCCGTTATGACCGCGCCGCGTCTGGCTGGGTCATTGCCTTTGGCCTCGTAGAGCTTCTTTGCCTCGCCGAAACCCGCGAATCTCCCGTCTTCGAATTTCGCGGAAATGACAAACACCCTGCTTGCTTCCTCGTTGACATGGCTTATTACGATGTCCTCAGCGAGCTTCACTTTTCCCTTTGTCCCGGTAACAGGCCCGGCGGTTATGCAGAAGTCCTCAGCGATCTTGTAATACTGATTGTAGGCATCGCCGGCAACTGAGTACCCTAAAATGCTTTCTGTGGCTAAGTGGGAAATGTTTGATCGTGGCCGTATTGAGCCATTCTCGCAGTACCAGTATTCGAGATGTGGATACAAAGCACCGTTGACTTCAATGAAGATGAGTATAGCAAGCTCGTCTTTGCCGTCGCCGTCAAAATCCCATCTGGCTGCTTTGCACGCGCTCTCATTGTGGGCGAATCTGTAATCCGAATCGAGTTCCCAGTTTTTTGTGTCTTTATTGTAGGATATGATAGTAACTCTCATATGATTGTTGGCTTCTCCGTATGGGAAAACTTTGTTCACGAACGCGGCCTCGTCTTTTCCGTCTCCGTTAAAATCCCCGGCGACAACAATCGGGCTTGCCTGGTGGTTGGCGACTGTACTCCAGTAGCCAGCCTCATGAAGTAAATGGGTATATCGGTGCTGGACGTTCAGCTGGCCTTCTGCGAAGGTTACAGTGTAGAAGTAAGCATAAACCCTGTCATTGTCGTTCCAGCACAAAGCTATGTCGTTCCTGTAGCCGTCTCCGTCAAAATCGCCCCCGGCAATCCCGGCTCCGCGTATGCCGTTGTTGTAGTCAAAGATTTTCCAGCCGAGTCTGTCCGAGCCATTGATGCGTATAAGTTCCTCCATGTTTGTGCCTGTCTCATTTCTTTGAACCGCGGAGAAGTTAAAATAAAGGCTTCCGCTCCCCGCCATAACGCTGCTGTGGACGTGAACAAAAATGTCGTCCGATATTCCTTTGACAGTCAGACAGGCGTTTCCCCAGATGCTGCGGTTTTCAAAAGTGCTGCGATTCATCGGAGATGACGTTACGTGTATATCCGCGCTGTTTTCTGTGCCGGAAGTTTCAAGCGTCCTTGTGCCGTGATAGCTGTCGCAGTATTCACCTCCGGCAATGGAGTAGAAGATATTGCGCCTCATCCCGAAACGTTTGTTTGACACAGAGACATCCATTTTCTGCACAACGTTTTCTCTTGGGCTTAATACCGGGTTGGAGTGGGCGTAGGAGGCACCACTGCCGGTCAGTTTGTACTCCTTCCTCATTGAGCCGTCATTGCTGACCGTGAATATGCGGGGGGAATAGTTAATCCCGCCGTTGCCGGTGAAGCGCTCATAGAGCAGAATGGAATGTTTCGGAAGCTCCGGGAACTCTGAGCGTGTCGCGGCCTTCACCACGTCGCTGATTTCGGACAGCGGTGTTCCGCCGATTGTAACTGACGCTGAGGCCGGCCATGTGCTGAACTCGCAGAAGAATAATAATGCCGCCAAAAACAGAACGGCAGATAAATTAATTCTTCTCAAAATTTTTCATCTCCTTTATGGGATTTTATTTGAATGATTATAATTCCGTGAAAATATATTTTCAATTACGGCAAAAAATAA
This portion of the Synergistaceae bacterium genome encodes:
- a CDS encoding SDR family oxidoreductase; amino-acid sequence: MGIIEKMRLDGKKGFVTGGARGIGKCTATAFAEAGADIAIVDLDIDEATKTAKEIADATGRKVIAIKCDVTDEADVTAMVNEVVEKLGGLNFCHANAGICINAPADEMTYAQWLKVINVNLNSVFLTDTIAGKYMLAHGGGSIINTASMSAHIVNVPQPQCAYNASKAGVIQLTKSLAVEWAKRGVRVNSISPGYIATDLIKASEFLKPLIAKWEDLSPTGRLGTPEELESICVYLAGDTSTFTTGADFGLDGAFTCF